In Octopus sinensis unplaced genomic scaffold, ASM634580v1 Contig17816, whole genome shotgun sequence, one genomic interval encodes:
- the LOC115231217 gene encoding poly [ADP-ribose] polymerase tankyrase-1, whose product MPSSSSSPSSSSTSKPHPIQTLPSSPLPSTPPSSPATSKSSSSSKAAPPQPLLSRSRSLSSTSSTTTTPEPAVPVLMRGKSEGGTSKVGRLERRRKISFSAESLLIAAIQDGDTDDLLRVLRCRPVDYSNNSSCGSDGHASSAITEYDQITKQLVNQTNHTGLTPLHHGVLTNNLDAVKILLTCGADVNAQDENGFTPLHTASACGFMQVVSLLILFGADVFLLTKEAELAVDVCKDIQVIRLLSQEMYVRIHSEIYVSAWLVQKVKEGWCLLVQYLQKTWKYFYKMYLCYTSERSRKRN is encoded by the coding sequence aTGCCTTCTTCGTCATCGTCACCTTCCTCCTCTTCGACTTCTAAGCCTCATCCCATTCAGACCCTGCCATCATCGCCTCTTCCGTCTACACCACCGTCATCGCCAGCTACTTCgaagtcgtcgtcatcgtcaaaaGCAGCGCCACCGCAACCATTATTGTCAAGATCCAGATCTCTATCGTCGACGTCGTCCACAACGACAACGCCGGAGCCTGCGGTGCCGGTTCTGATGAGAGGAAAATCCGAGGGAGGAACATCCAAGGTAGGGAGGCTGGAACGTCGGAGAAAGATAAGTTTCTCAGCCGAGTCGCTGCTCATTGCCGCCATTCAGGACGGCGACACGGACGACTTGTTACGCGTGCTTCGCTGTCGGCCCGTGgattacagcaacaacagcagctgtggtagtgatggtcatgCATCATCGGCTATCACTGAGTACGACCAGATCACAAAGCAACTGGTCAACCAGACCAACCATACGGGACTAACGCCCCTACATCACGGAGTACTCACCAATAACCTGGATGCTGTTAAGATTTTGCTGACGTGCGGCGCCGATGTCAATGCACAGGACGAGAATGGTTTCACACCGCTGCACACGGCATCGGCCTGCGGCTTTATGCAAGTGGTCAGCCTGTTGATTCTGTTTGGCGCCGATGTGTTCTTGTTGACCAAAGAGGCTGAGTTGGCGGTGGATGTCTGCAAGGACATTCAAGTGATCCGGTTGCTCTCGCAGGAGATGTATGTGCGGATCCACAGCGAGATCTACGTGTCGGCGTGGCTGgtgcagaaagtgaaagaaggatGGTGTCTGCTGGTTCAATACCTGCAGAAGACTTGgaagtatttctataaaatgtatCTGTGTTATACGAGTgagaggagtaggaagaggaacTGA